The following are encoded in a window of Primulina eburnea isolate SZY01 chromosome 4, ASM2296580v1, whole genome shotgun sequence genomic DNA:
- the LOC140829213 gene encoding LOW QUALITY PROTEIN: hexokinase-1-like (The sequence of the model RefSeq protein was modified relative to this genomic sequence to represent the inferred CDS: deleted 1 base in 1 codon): protein MKDGMGKVAVGAAVIGAAAVVAVAALVVRQRMKSSGRWGRAMDIVKEFEEKCGTPEVKLKQVADAMTVEMHAGLVSEGGSKLKMLISYVDNLPTGDEAGVFYALDLGGTNFRVLRVHLKGKDEGIAHQEFAEASIPPALMCGSSEVMLNTNGFRLLFDYIVEKLASFVAEEEKMFQQPPGRQRELGFTFSFPVMQNSINSGNLIRWTKGFSIDDTVGQDVVAELTKALNRKGVDMRVAALVNDTIGTLAGGRHTNKDVAIAVILGTGTNAAYVERAQAIPKWHGPLPKSGEMVINMEWGNFRSSHLPLSEYDIALDAESLNPSEQIFEKLISGMYLGEILRRVLLRMAEEAAFFGDEVPPRLKIPFVLRTPEMSAMHLDKSSDLKVVGNKLRDLLEISNTSLKTRKVVVELCNIIATRGARLAAAGILGVLKKMGRDTPREGGEKTVVAMDGGLYEHYTEYRKCLENTLNELLGEETASGIVVEHSNDGSGIGAALLAASHSLYLEEVSS from the exons ATGAAGGATGGAATGGGTAAAGTGGCGGTGGGTGCGGCGGTGATCGGCGCTGCTGCTGTCGTCGCCGTGGCGGCTTTGGTGGTGCGGCAGAGGATGAAAAGTTCTGGGAGGTGGGGCCGGGCGATGGATATTGTGAAGGAATTCGAGGAGAAGTGTGGGACGCCGGAGGTGAAGCTGAAACAAGTGGCGGATGCTATGACCGTGGAGATGCACGCCGGATTGGTATCTGAAGGAGGGAGCAAGCTTAAGATGCTTATTAGCTATGTCGATAACCTTCCCACCGG TGATGAGGCTGGAGTCTTTTATGCCCTTGACCTCGGTGGAACGAACTTCCGCGTCTTGCGAGTCCATTTGAAAGGCAAAGACGAAGGTATCGCTCATCAAGAATTTGCAGAGGCATCTATCCCCCCAGCTTTGATGTGTGGGAGCTCAGAAGTAA TGCTAAACACGAATGGTTTCAGGCTACTTTTTGATTATATAGTGGAAAAACTTGCAAGTTTTGTTgctgaagaagaaaaaatgttTCAACAACCTCCTGGTAGGCAAAGGGAACTAGGTTTCACTTTCTCATTTCCTGTGATGCAAAATTCAATAAATTCTGGAAACCTTATTAGGTGGACAAAGGGCTTCTCTATTGATGACACC GTTGGCCAAGACGTGGTAGCTGAACTGACAAAAGCGTTAAATAGAAAGGGTGTTGACATGCGAGTGGCAGCATTG GTTAACGATACGATTGGAACATTAGCTGGAGGAAGGCACACCAACAAGGACGTTGCCATTGCTGTGATATTGGGTACGGGAACTAATGCAGCTTATGTGGAACGTGCCCAAGCAATACCAAAGTGGCATGGTCCA CTGCCTAAATCTGGAGAAATG GTTATAAATATGGAGTGGGGTAACTTCAGGTCGTCACATCTTCCACTGAGCGAGTATGACATCGCGTTGGACGCTGAAAGTTTGAATCCTAGTGAGCAG ATATTTGAGAAGTTAATATCTGGTATGTACTTGGGAGAAATTTTACGTAGAGTCCTACTTAGGATGGCTGAGGAGGCCGCCTTCTTCGGCGATGAAGTTCCTCCCAGACTTAAAATCCCTTTCGTTCTAAG GACGCCAGAAATGTCAGCAATGCATCTGGACAAATCCTCTGATCTGAAAGTGGTTGGCAACAAACTGAGGGATCTGTTAGAG ATATCCAATACTTCCTTGAAAACAAGAAAGGTCGTGGTGGAGCTCTGCAACATCATTGCCACACGTGGGGCACGTCTCGCTGCTGCTGGGATATTAGGTGTCTTGAAGAAAATGGGGCGGGATACTCCACGAGAAGGAGGTGAAAAGACGGTTGTAGCCATGGATGGTGGGCTATATGAGCACTACACCGAATACCGAAAGTGCTTAGAAAACACGCTGAATGAATTGCTTGGAGAGGAGACTGCATCAGGCATCGTGGTAGAGCACTCGAACGATGGTTCGGGTATTGGTGCTGCTCTTCTTGCCGCATCCCACTCGCTCTATCTTGAAGAAGTATCTTCTTAA